gtccactatcaatgggtgaattgcggggtcatgtattatatcagttttggcctgaaatgtatatatgtggtactgaaaggttccctaaaatttacacatgtttaaggcctgagattttgtagaggataaagTTGAGACTTGCGGCATGTCCGCCttcttaataatcctatacttcagtaccaaatgAGTTATaaaaacaactctaaatttacagaaggtctactcgGCGTGGATGTCACGGTtacggattttggggtgctttggAGGAAGTACAGTTATTAatgagattctggactatgtggtttgtgccaagatttgtctgtatggagctctacttttgtgatcgttgtgtataaataggggtaagggttaccccaaggaagaatcgaagagtatgttaagaaatgggtcaactcaacagtgttgagtcagcataacaaaagaagaaatttgccttgggagagataattctccaccggtgttcgtggcaagcctatgaagaggacAGACTAGCCaatacaacaccgcccacttggctcagttctcagaaacgcttttgaaagagtttgttttccAGACTCTCCGTAACGTGTGGCGtatagggtttgaacggttgcgtcaggtcaccattgatagtgtcagaatatgccatcaagttcaataagttagcccgtcatactcctactttgcttcctatagctagagggcgagtccacagactcattaaaggactcaattatgatcgtaaaattttgtacgactcagGAGCTACAAGCTaatacttcatttctgctagttgtacaaattgccaagatattagaatgtgtttggggtgaggaaaaaaaggaaactaaggagaccaagacgtctcgcgGTTCTGGGGGATTcggtggattctactctgcaagtataaatcattatggagggggctcgggcagtcaGCCAGCCCAATCCGCACATTGAATTACTCGGGGTgatccagtaagttcttttaatgcaccaccgacatgagttcctacaatagttattccagttatctggcacagactcaatatgagtaGCCTAACCCgcaaatgggttgttatgaatacggtgatactaggcacatcatgagaaaaattgtcaaaaacttgggagagattatttcatcaaagcactcaggctacgtgccccattgcaattactacaccacccacacaaccagttaggggtggtGGACAGAtaggtagaaggcgtcctagaggtggagacccaggcgttgatatatttgttttacggtatggcggaggtcgctacatcagatggtgtcgttacaggtatgacctcgatttaatataaaggaataatttccttaacttgattcggttctcaatatcgaaatgagtcctcctattgtgctccacttatgaatgagcttcataattctataatctacttatgtgtttacccatgttgggagattttatggagataactacgcctatcatttcgtgttggtcactaataagagctacgaggctaaatgtggctttctgttactcatttcggtaaattttgatgtaaattccgaataattaattacaaattgtgaattatatgccctatcggtgtaaggttcattatgtgttgtgatttggtgtaaccgaaattatttaaaaggagaaaatggaaattttcaattggcacgatgtgcatattacttgtgattcagaactgaggacgagatcctcacatttttatataaattgatatgtttaaaccgggctacgagctacggtggaagttatataaggacgagatccttgtgaggaaaattcttgtgtttaagttctcccttgtgaaattaaatttgtactatagtactaataaggagtcatgcatgttagggcttatttgaaaattcttatatgaaattctctgtgcatagttgtcaaatttgtgttgtaattattaatttttaacctacgaggtaggtgcccgcctaggtgacgttaaatgtgactcgttaattcgggtaaataattatgaagtcttcatgcctcacatctagttatcagtattgtgaagttttgcaacgagatttttgttaacgtGAGGTTAAATAaggattctgtaattgattatgaacaactattaagaccaaattgattcaagagggtgccccatttacagagtcagacgagtgtgagttgggctttcagaagctcaagatcactttgactctgacacaagcgttggtattacttacatgttcaaggtcttatactgtgtattgtgacgcgttgcgtattggtctcggcgcgatgttgatgcaagacggtagggtgattgcctacgcgtccagacagttaaaggtacatgaaaaaaaaaattctgtccacggccttgagttagcagctattgttcgtgccttgaaaaatttggcggcattatttgtatggtgtccattgtgaggtctacaccgatcaccgaagtctacaacatctgtttaaatagaaggatcttaatttgcggcagcggagatggttggagttgcttaaggattatgatatcaccattctctatcatcctgggaaggccaatgtaatggctgatgccttgagtcgtaaggcggagagtttgggcagcttagcatatttaccggtagcagagaggcctttggccttggatatttaggccttggccaaccagtttgtcagattggatatttccgagccgagtcgagttttggcttgtgtgatttctcagtcttctctttatgatcgtatcagggagcatcattatgatgacccccatttgcttgtccttaaggatatagttcagcacggtgatgccaaagaagtcgcaattggagatgacggtgtattacggatgtagggcaggctatgtgtgcctaatatagatggttttcgtgaattgattctccaggaggctcacagttcgcggtactccatacatccgggtgctgcgaagatgtagcaggacttgaggcaacattattggtggagaaagatgaagaaagacatagtggagtatgtagctcggtgcctaaattgtcaacaagtgaaatatgagcatcaacgaccgagtGGATtactttagaagttagagattccagaatagAAATAGGAGatgatcactatggatttcgttgttgggctcccacggactcaaaggaagttcaatgtagcttgggtgattgtggatagattgaacaagtcagctcattgcaatcctatgatgactacctattcttccgagcagttggctcgaatctatattcgcaagattgtcagatttcacggcgtaccgatatctatcatctctgaccggggtacgcagtttacatcacaattctggagggcagtacaacgtgagttgggtactcaggtagagttgagtacaacattttatcctcagatggacgggcagtccgaacgcactattcagatactggaggatatgcttcgtgcgtgtgtgatagattttgggggtgcttgggatcagttcttaccacttgcgtagtttgcttacaacaacagctgcCAGTCAAGcatcagatggctccgtatgaggccttgtatggtaggtggtgccggtccccagtgggttggttcgaaccgggcgaggctaggctattgggtacagacttggttcaggatgccttggaaaaggttaagttgattcaggattgacttcgtacaacctaatctagacagaagagttatgcgaatcggaagattcgtgatgttgcattcatggttggtgagcgggtattgctccggattttgcctatgaagggtgtgatgaggttcgggaagaaaggcaatttgagccctaggtatattgggccttttgagatccttgagagagttggggaggtggcttacagacttgcactaccacctagcctCTCTatagttcatccagtattccatgtttctatgctccgaaagtatcacaacgacccatctcatgtgttagacttcagttcggttcagttggaaaaggatctatcttatgttgaggaaccaatggctattttggataggcatgttcgaaagctgaggtcaaagaacattgcttccgtgaaggttcagtggaggggtcatccggtcgaggaggcgacttgggagaccgagcatgatatgcgcagctgttatccacacttattcaccagcttaggtactttttctaactccgttcgaggacgaacgtttgttttagaggtggagaatgtgatgacccaaaatgtcatctttaaatttaataattaattttgtattctaagacctcaaaaagcactatttatcattcctcgacttgtgtacgcagtccgtaaaattttccggaaagttttcagggaaaaaatgaattaaaatgtgaatcagagctttaaaactcaactgagttgactttggtcaatattttgagcaaactgactcggattagtgttttgacagttccggtaggtctgtatcgtgatttaggacttgggcgtatgcccagaatcaaatttcgaggtccctagcccgagatatggcattttgatgaaaaattaaaagtttaagtttaaatagtgaccggatgtcaaattatgtgcaaacgaccccggaatagaattttgatgactccaacagctccgtatggtgattttggacttaggagcatgatcggaattttatttggaagtccgtagtggaattagacttgaaatgccaaaagttgaatttttgggaagtttgaccggggggttgactttttgatatcgaggtcggaatccgattctggtaattggaataggtctgttatatcatttatgacttgtgtgcaaaatttgaagttattctgaattgatttgatgtgtttcgtcaagagatatagaatttgaaagttcaaagttcatagattttgatttgaagtgcgattcgttgttttgatgttgtttgatgtggtttgaagcctcgactaagttcgtattgtattttgggacatgttggaataattggttaaggtcccgagggtctcgggtggatttcgaaaggtaaacggaatggatttcggacaaagagggttgctgGAAATTTGGAGAAATTTCGCCACAAATTTGCAGAAGTTTCtggtgcgtggagccaactttggaagcttatatctcgtaattcataaggaatcggaaaattgtcaaaacataaaagttgtagtagTTTGATTCTAGCTTCccgaaagttaaaccattcattatttggacatttgtacaaaaggttatgatagattgaatgaaggctggtagagcagtttcgccagaaattctaATGCGTGGAGCcgatttcggaagcttatatcgcGCGCTTAATAAGGAATCGGAAAATTtgcaaaatatgaaagttgtagtcgtttgattctagtttcccgaaatttaaaccattcattatttggactttTGTACGAAacgttatgatggattgaatgaaagctggtagagcagttttgcAAGAAATTCTGATgcttggagccgattttggaagcttatatctcgcaattcataaggaatcagaatatttgcaaaacatgaaagttgtagtcgtttgattctagtttccagaaagttaaaccatttatcatttggatattcgtgcataaagttatgatcaattaaAAAAAGATTGGTAGAGAAGTTTCTggtagacttttagtgacgaaaaatgtacttttagtgacggatgggcagaaacttaaggactaAAAATAggcatttccttcatttcgttttggatttttggagcactgttcttgggtgatttttgggcgattttcacgaaaaaacattggggtaagtgttccttatcctatattatttatattccatgattccatactcatttacatcatgaatccgtgaatttatggaagaaaaatcaagatttttgcaaaatcttccaaaaacaaaaatttaagatttggaggtcgagttgttatcggaatttgataaaattggtaagggtggactcgtaattgaatgggttgtcgaattttctaagtttcgccggattccgagatgtgggccccacaggcaaattttgagctaatttcggattttattaaaaaatataatattttcttatgaaattgattactatattttttgttgactgtatcgaattaattatggctaaatatgagtcgatcggagtcgaaaaatcgagaaaaaagcataatacttggttaaatttgagcaagtcgaggtaagtgactcgtctaaccttgtgtgagagaaattcccctaggattgataattataatgtgtggaaagtcgtgtacacgaggtgacgagtgtgtacacgggctaaatatgaaagattatgttttaaattgtgtagatcattgttgcgcattaattaaattattttattttgttatattcttcattattgatttaatgtttatatttttaaatttgcttgaccttttcctgctaattattttatctgtttagttgaaacttggttttttttattccgtgcattatttgaaggttgattttctttaaattaaatattattaatatgaagtatttgatatttttaaacttgatattgaagcaacatattaaagattttgaaatattattttcctgaattatttactcctgaatatttttgtaatattttcgtactcattgtgatggtgtagtgagctctttattgtgaaaaaatattattgttgaattattttgacatgagccgtgagctctttattgtggcaaaatattattgatgatttattttggcatgagccgtgagctctttattatgaaaaaatattgttgttgaattattttggcaagttaaattatttgagcacttgaggtggaaattgtgatatattgtgatattgatacgcatgcggtggtataagttctgggtattgaaacgcatgcggtgagataagggtggcttgatacgcgtggctagtagggggaactactagaagtcatgcggtgtgataaggatggctaaaacgcaggatgctatttcggaaaaaaatattttctttcaaataaattgtgaaggttcccgcggtgagataagaaaatgagatattaagaatatgtttatgatttgggactacgaggcggtacctcgggagtgcccatgttgatattgatttatggctgcagttgcctttgattattgtgtgattttcttaaagttaaaaagaattctgttttatttccacgaggtatttatttgccattatttgacgtaattaaatgtgacatactacttgattcatttccattgtcattttatcttataatatctCCAGTAGGgcatgacctgacctcgtcactactctaccgaggttaggcttgacacttactgggtaccgctgtggtgtactcatactatgcttttgtatatttttttgtgcagatccaggtacatcttatcagaccacgcatcagtaaactagttgtacgaggagacttcgaggtatatctgccaacgcccgcagactccggagtccccttctattcttgttatgttgcttccttattttctttagactctgttatatagagacatcgaggataaattcttagaagcttgtgacttatttctaccgggttttgggagttgaaattgtttgaattgtagtttaattatttcagatatttattattattccgcattgataggcttacctagtcttagagactaggtgccatcacgacatcctacgaagggaatttggggtcgtgacaagttggtatcagagcactaggtggCACCGATATCTATTATCCAATCATAGTTAAATGCCTTGGACAAAAAAGAACTTATACCTGTCATTAAGGTATGACATTCACCTGGATCAGGATCTTGCTTGTTTATCAGGCTCAGCAATTGTTTGTATTGATCTTTTGTGAAGAAATGCCCCTGCATCTGGGAAGTAGTGTCAGAACTTCCTCCTTCTCCTGCTGATacattagcatatcctttcacTCCGGTGTTCTGAGGCctctttttgcttttaaaatctgCTGGATAGCCTATGATCTTATAGTAGTTCTCTTTTAAATGACCTTTGTAACCACAGTAATCACATATGAGACTTGGTTTCCTTGTAGCCTTGAAACCCTGTCCCCTTCCAGCTAGCATAGTTAAAGGTTCCTTGTACAAATTAGCTACACTTAGTGTAAGTTGACTCTCTTCCTGAACTGCCAGTGCATATACTTGATTCACAGTTAATACAGGTGTTTGCAGAAGGATCTGACTTCTCACATAACTGTAACTTTCATttaacccaacaaggaattgtAATGAGCGTAGGTTTTTGAGCTGATCTAGAAAAGGTCTAGTTTCCTCACAATCACACCCTGCTCCTGACACCATTAGATCCATTTCATCCCACAAATCCTTCATTTTAGTGTAATAGGTTGTTATAGAGTCTGTGCCTTGCCTTAGGGTTCCTATTGTTGTCCACAAGTGATAAAACCTAGTAAGATTTGATTTGTTAAAACGTTCCTTAAATTCATTCCATATCTTCCTCGCATTTGATGCGTAGATAATGCTAGGTTACAATTCAGCAGATACCGTGCGACCAATCCATGAAAGTACCACAACATTACATCGTTCCCATTGATGCCCTAATTCACCTATGTAAGAGCTTTTTAAATAGGTTCCGTCGATGAACCCTAACTTATTTTTCACCAACAATGCCATTCTCATCGATCTGCTCCACAATGTGTAGTTTTCAGGTCCTGTAAGCTTGATATCAATCAATGCTATTACAGGAGTGTCGGTTTATTGTAAAAACACTTGGTGATTATGATCAATTTGCAGACTTCCAGTTTCCGCCATGACAGACCAACTCAAGCTTCAACAATGGCTGTCAATTGGAATTTTGAAATTCTTGATCTAATCTCAAAtcacccgctctgataccatgataaaaTCTTACTAGAGATCTAGAAGATTCACAATTGCATGCAACTAAGAAGAAGATCATAgctgaaggaaagagagaaatgaagaagaagatgaaatctGTTATCGAGCAACTGAACTAGTATAGTGCAGAACATCTGCTTTATACAAATCCCCTCACACGAGTCACGTGTGTGATAAGGGTAAAAAGACTAAAATACCCCTCACTAACTAACACAACTACCAAGTATTAATTCTAATTCACTACTTTAATAGTACTAAACTAATGGGTTCAGTCTTTATTTTCTCATTACAAAACTAAATGCatgtaatttttctattttctttatttaattttttataatttattttagattataaattttaaatttttttttttttttttaaattcgtGCCCAATCAAACACTGTCACATAAATTGAGATGGAGCGAGTACTACTTAAAAAAGAATAATGCACGGGAAAAAAAAGAGATAATGGCACGGTCAGAAAACAAAAATGGCAATAATTAGAATGAAACTTTTTGTTGATACGTCAGCGAGAATACTAAACTAATGGTGATTATAAATTCCCTATAGTCATAAGCTCCTTAAATATTACAAGAAAAATTGTTATGTCAAACCGTTATTATACACTTGTCTCTCTTGCTGACGTCAAGACATAATTCCATCCAATTATAAGGTCCCATGAGTTGACAATCACTAACTATAACTAATTTCATTTATCAGCAAAAAGATGATAATCAGCAAGAAAATAGCACCTTTTGAAATCCAATATCCTTATTCTCCTGAGGCGCGTCTTATCTAGTCGctctcaaaatatatatatatatatatatatatatatatatatatatatatatatatatatatatatatatatatatagagagagagagagagagagagagagagagagagagagagagagagagagagagagagacaaattttatatattttttcgactatcgaatataaataatttctagcGCGGGCTTTAagtaaaaaaaaacctttttttgGTAACTAAAACGTTATAGGAAGATCCCCGTAATAACTCATtgaaaattaacttaaatagaCGTCACccaaaaacaaatatttattattaaggGCTGTAAATATTTTTGAGCGAGCGGTTAAATGTATTAAAAACCCTAACTCATTTAATTTAAGGTGCGTGTTTCACCGGGACTTTTGGTTGTAGAAtttatctttcttcatttttagCTCGACATAGTTATATTCTCATTCACCATAGAGATATACTTTTGAAGAGGTCAGAGATGTGCTCTAATGGTTGGTAGATAGTCTCATTTGCGAGCCTAATCTCGATATAAACTTTTTTTCTTTGAAACAAAGAAATAGTTGATTTAGGGCCGtttgtttttctaaaattaagatatttgaatttgaatacACATGTAAATATTAGTAGATATTGTATTTAGATCTGATACTAAAAgattaaaattgttccttttcTCAATATTTGTatgttttcaatttatttttattaaaaaatttaataaacataaagttcaaataaaataatttaaatattaaattcaCAAATTATTATGTCATAAGGTGGTATTATGCGACAGTGATAGCTGATGGCGGTGATTGTTAATTATGCGGGCAGTAATGTTTGGTAGTGGTGGTTGTGATGGTGAAGAAAGTTCGTGAAGTGGATATGGTGGTGTTGGTGATGGTTGGCAATAGTGGGGTGGTGGTCGTTAGCGGTGGTTGATGATAGTGACTGACGATGATGGTAGTGGTGGTTTGACAGTGGTAATATATAGTTGTGATGGTGGTGGTTGGTATGATAGCGATTGGTGGTGGTTGGTGATGGTAATGACGTTTATAATAGCTAATAATGGTAGCGACTAGTGGTGATTATTGGTTATGGTAATTGTTGATGGTGGTGATGGTCGTTGACAGAGTGGTAATGAAAAACCATCTTGATTGTAATTAGTCAGCAAGAATTTATAGCCCGtctggacataagaaatttttctcttttttccaaaataattttacttttttttgaaatcagcgtttgttcataaaattttcaattttcacctgaaaatgcattttgaaaattttcgaaaatttgaaaaactacaaaaagctttttttcaaaaaactttcactcacaaaacttcaaaaacaacctaaaattatattcatgtccaaacacaactctaaatttcaaataccattttcacttgaaattttttttccccctattttagaattttacaattcttatgcgcaaacgcccacttagtttcttgtttttttttggtcTCTGAAATGCACTTTGTAGAATTTAACTCAAACCGAGCACTAAGATGTAATTGTCTCTCTATTCGTGTTTGTACTTGTCTATCTTTGTCTTACTAATTTTTTGTTCCAACTTTTATCCTTTTCAATATCCCTATCTAAAGTATATGTAGCGGAAAATACATTGAGCCCGAGAGCATAaatatatatgatttgttttagattataaattttaaatgttttactttttttttctttaaaatttatatCCAATCAAATAATGTCATATAAATTGAGACGGATGCTATAATAATTGAGAAAAGAAGTGTGTACGAAAAATGCATAGATAATGGCACGCTTAGAAAACAAATGACAATTATTAGAATGAAAAATGTTGTTGATATGTCAGGGAGGATACTAAATTAATGATGATCGATTATCAAATCTCTTAGCATAAGATCCTTAAATACTTTA
The nucleotide sequence above comes from Nicotiana tabacum cultivar K326 chromosome 12, ASM71507v2, whole genome shotgun sequence. Encoded proteins:
- the LOC142167375 gene encoding uncharacterized protein LOC142167375 is translated as MKDLWDEMDLMVSGAGCDCEETRPFLDQLKNLRSLQFLVGLNESYSYVRSQILLQTPVLTVNQVYALAVQEESQLTLSVANLYKEPLTMLAGRGQGFKATRKPSLICDYCGYKGHLKENYYKIIGYPADFKSKKRPQNTGVKGYANVSAGEGGSSDTTSQMQGHFFTKDQYKQLLSLINKQDPDPGECHTLMTGGKCHVAHTGNVQILEELTLRDVLHGLYGGKVLGIGKEHNGLYLLKKKLNKKFPAIVGNIMQVQEDSTLWHIGLGHPSTVAIQHIPLLKNKINAKTQHSCEICALAKQNRLPFQLSSSKTEQIFQLVHIDV